Proteins encoded together in one Pseudomonadota bacterium window:
- the greA gene encoding transcription elongation factor GreA, whose amino-acid sequence MKSPITREGYENLKKERELLLTVKRPKIILAIEEARAHGDISENAELDAAKEEYQFLQKKIAEVEVMITNSEVVDVKKAGGENVEFGCNITLMNLDTDEEVVYQLVGPYESDIQNGKISMSSPLGRALMGKSVGDEVNFSAPGGKRTYEIIKIM is encoded by the coding sequence ATGAAATCACCTATTACACGTGAAGGCTATGAAAATCTGAAGAAAGAACGCGAGTTGCTGCTTACCGTCAAAAGGCCGAAAATTATACTTGCGATAGAAGAGGCAAGGGCTCATGGTGATATTTCGGAAAATGCCGAATTGGATGCTGCAAAAGAGGAATACCAGTTCCTCCAGAAAAAGATTGCCGAAGTAGAAGTGATGATCACGAATTCAGAAGTTGTAGACGTGAAAAAGGCTGGAGGTGAAAACGTTGAATTCGGATGCAATATTACCCTGATGAATCTTGATACCGACGAAGAGGTGGTTTATCAATTGGTAGGTCCCTACGAATCCGATATCCAAAATGGTAAAATTTCCATGAGTTCGCCTCTCGGCAGGGCATTAATGGGCAAATCTGTAGGAGATGAAGTGAATTTTTCTGCCCCTGGAGGTAAACGGACTTATGAAATCATCAAAATTATGTAA
- a CDS encoding pyridoxamine 5'-phosphate oxidase family protein has protein sequence MDLSEYFENVTGYGVLATADSEGKVNVAIYSRPHFIDEETIAYIMTERLTHENLRSNPHAAYIFIEAGEKFVGKRLYLSRIKEETDPEAIAKIRWRKSYTVPEDQQKEKRYLVYFRIDKVLPLIGEQEK, from the coding sequence ATGGATCTCAGTGAATATTTTGAAAATGTAACCGGCTATGGAGTACTGGCAACGGCAGATTCAGAGGGAAAGGTAAATGTGGCTATTTATTCGAGGCCACATTTCATCGATGAGGAAACTATTGCATATATTATGACTGAACGTCTGACCCATGAAAATTTAAGGTCAAACCCTCATGCTGCATATATTTTCATAGAGGCTGGAGAAAAGTTCGTTGGAAAAAGATTGTATCTTTCCAGGATTAAAGAAGAAACCGATCCAGAAGCCATTGCAAAAATAAGATGGAGAAAATCTTACACAGTACCAGAAGACCAGCAGAAGGAAAAACGCTATCTCGTTTATTTCCGCATAGACAAGGTGCTGCCGTTGATTGGCGAGCAGGAGAAATAA
- a CDS encoding efflux RND transporter periplasmic adaptor subunit, which produces MKKKRILIVLAVIVIGITFLVVYNLKEQKDNGAMILSGNVEVTETNVGFKAPGRVTERLVDEGDKVKAGDLLARLDSAEIASVVAQGRASLDEATTKLAELSAGSRSQEIEQAKAQMNAQEAELQKVKKDYERAEILYKNGAISASQFDVARSAYDARTALHRNALEVLSLVREGPRKEEINIAGHRVKQARAALTASEERLKDTMIYAPVNGVVLRKHVEAGETIASGTPVVTIGDLEQPWIKVYVKEDKLGRIKLGQKTRITVDTFKGKVYEGTVTFISSEAEFTPKNVQTQEERVKFVFGVKVRVKNVNDELKPGMPADVRIELKP; this is translated from the coding sequence ATGAAGAAAAAGAGAATTTTGATAGTTTTAGCTGTGATTGTCATAGGGATAACTTTCCTGGTCGTGTATAACCTCAAAGAGCAAAAAGACAACGGGGCAATGATCCTTTCCGGCAATGTTGAGGTAACAGAGACAAACGTGGGCTTTAAAGCACCCGGCAGGGTTACGGAACGCCTTGTGGATGAAGGCGATAAGGTAAAAGCCGGTGATCTGCTGGCCAGACTCGACAGTGCAGAGATCGCTTCAGTAGTGGCCCAGGGCAGGGCATCCCTGGATGAGGCAACTACAAAACTTGCAGAGCTGTCAGCCGGTTCCCGTTCTCAGGAGATAGAGCAGGCTAAAGCGCAGATGAATGCCCAGGAAGCAGAGCTGCAAAAGGTAAAAAAAGATTATGAAAGGGCAGAGATACTTTACAAAAATGGTGCCATATCTGCATCCCAGTTTGATGTTGCAAGAAGCGCCTACGATGCCCGTACAGCCCTCCACAGGAATGCCCTTGAGGTGTTGAGCCTCGTCAGGGAAGGGCCGAGAAAAGAAGAAATCAACATCGCGGGACACCGTGTTAAACAAGCCCGGGCAGCGCTTACCGCATCAGAGGAAAGGTTAAAGGATACGATGATCTATGCCCCTGTGAACGGTGTTGTACTGAGGAAGCATGTCGAAGCCGGTGAGACTATTGCTTCAGGCACGCCTGTTGTAACGATAGGCGATCTTGAGCAGCCGTGGATCAAGGTATATGTGAAAGAGGACAAGCTTGGCCGGATAAAACTGGGGCAAAAGACAAGAATAACAGTCGATACATTTAAAGGGAAGGTATATGAAGGCACTGTTACGTTTATATCGTCCGAGGCGGAATTTACCCCGAAAAATGTTCAGACGCAGGAAGAGCGGGTTAAGTTCGTATTCGGTGTGAAAGTAAGGGTAAAAAATGTAAATGATGAATTGAAGCCCGGCATGCCAGCAGATGTGAGGATTGAATTAAAGCCGTAA
- a CDS encoding DUF333 domain-containing protein — protein sequence MKKLVVIFTSITFLILAIVFPVGCAGMNKAAIANPASVNCVNKGGTLSIQKRGDGGEYGICIFKENRQCEEWAMFRGECPVGGVKVTGYVTPAARICVITGGMYTATGNNNMDNEQGNCTFKNGSMCNVWDYYDGKCIGTDKTSK from the coding sequence ATGAAAAAATTAGTTGTTATTTTTACTTCAATTACATTTCTTATTTTAGCAATCGTCTTCCCCGTTGGATGCGCCGGTATGAATAAGGCTGCTATTGCCAATCCAGCTTCAGTCAACTGCGTAAACAAGGGCGGAACACTCTCTATCCAAAAAAGGGGTGATGGAGGAGAATACGGTATTTGCATATTTAAAGAGAACCGTCAGTGCGAGGAATGGGCTATGTTCAGAGGAGAATGCCCTGTAGGCGGTGTAAAGGTTACCGGTTATGTAACCCCTGCTGCAAGAATTTGTGTGATTACAGGGGGAATGTATACAGCTACAGGGAATAACAACATGGATAATGAACAGGGAAACTGTACCTTTAAAAATGGAAGTATGTGTAATGTGTGGGATTATTACGATGGAAAATGCATCGGAACGGACAAAACATCAAAGTAA
- a CDS encoding ankyrin repeat domain-containing protein — protein sequence MDNRLPDLLKACEKGDSATVRIMLGRGADINVADNNGSTPIFYASMYGFADTARVLIDHNADINAKNNLGNTPLMYACTSGHANVVKLLLSRNTDANLKDKFDDTCIIIASKRGYIEVVKLLAAYKADLNARDRHGNTSLMHACLSSHTGIAAFLIENNADLSAANDKNQTVLDIAVKMRLDKIADVIKKKT from the coding sequence ATGGACAATCGATTACCTGATTTATTGAAAGCTTGTGAGAAAGGCGATTCGGCAACTGTAAGGATTATGTTGGGCAGGGGCGCCGACATAAATGTGGCGGACAATAATGGATCGACTCCGATCTTCTATGCTTCTATGTATGGTTTTGCCGATACGGCAAGGGTACTTATCGATCATAACGCAGATATTAACGCAAAGAATAATCTCGGCAATACACCCCTCATGTATGCATGCACATCAGGTCACGCAAACGTTGTTAAGTTACTGCTGTCCAGAAATACCGATGCAAATCTAAAAGACAAGTTTGACGATACCTGTATCATCATTGCAAGCAAAAGAGGCTACATAGAAGTTGTGAAACTGCTTGCTGCCTATAAAGCGGATTTAAACGCCAGGGACAGGCACGGCAATACCTCTCTGATGCATGCCTGCCTGAGTTCACACACGGGAATAGCCGCTTTTCTCATAGAAAACAACGCCGACCTGTCGGCTGCCAACGACAAAAATCAAACTGTCCTCGATATTGCCGTCAAGATGAGACTTGATAAGATAGCTGATGTTATAAAGAAGAAAACATAA
- a CDS encoding CerR family C-terminal domain-containing protein: MENSKQISLSTRERILEASGEAFAENGFRNATVRDICKKANVNIAAVNYHFGDKESLYVSVLKYWREVAFQKYPLDLRIDEHKTPEEHLRFFIRSFLFRTLEEGQYSWFGKLVAREYMEPTKALDILIEETIQPTFVFLSSVAQKILQKPSSEETIRFCCLSIVSQCLFFVYAKHVIKKLFHQDNFRTEEIESIADHITVFSVEAIKSLGGHVEGEGK, translated from the coding sequence ATGGAGAATAGTAAACAAATCAGCCTAAGTACACGTGAACGTATTCTTGAAGCATCCGGAGAAGCTTTTGCCGAAAACGGATTCAGAAATGCAACGGTGAGGGATATATGTAAGAAGGCCAATGTAAATATTGCTGCCGTAAATTATCATTTCGGTGACAAGGAGAGTCTTTACGTCTCAGTTTTGAAATATTGGCGGGAGGTGGCTTTTCAAAAATATCCCCTCGATCTCCGGATAGATGAACATAAAACCCCGGAAGAACATCTCAGGTTTTTTATAAGATCCTTTCTCTTTCGGACGCTTGAAGAAGGCCAGTATTCCTGGTTCGGGAAACTTGTTGCAAGGGAGTATATGGAACCTACGAAGGCGCTTGATATCCTGATTGAAGAAACGATACAGCCTACTTTTGTATTTCTTTCTTCTGTTGCACAGAAAATACTTCAAAAACCGTCGAGCGAAGAGACAATTCGTTTTTGTTGTTTAAGCATAGTCAGCCAGTGTCTTTTTTTTGTTTATGCAAAGCATGTAATCAAGAAACTTTTTCACCAGGACAACTTCAGGACAGAGGAGATAGAATCTATAGCAGACCATATAACCGTATTTTCAGTAGAGGCAATCAAATCTCTCGGCGGGCATGTTGAAGGAGAAGGCAAATGA
- a CDS encoding TolC family protein, translating to MKGQMKGQMKGQMKGNGTEMLIKKRINMVKCIAVIIIVLICTAHHAPSYAQETGQHYLSANTAGLSGDKSLTGEDCNKYTLSMLIRYAMKNNPRIRIAAKDIEAETYGIDSAKADRMPKIDAGGGITRYRYDTPLTPIVIVPPIGPGTDFPLFRSTLWDAGVSFKLPIFKGGRLFRGVNVAEMKKTVAEDNYRMSKQELVYNISSIYYKIAQLEKLLLANDASVKQLEVHKGNVEVYLKTGVAPRLDLLKTEVELAHAMENRLLVKNSLASAYELLKTLMGMDDMNVRISIVHEKTADVSRPALAESADMALSRRPDYKAAAKKRLISEERIKIAEGRRLPDIFVAGQYGGAAGSDTGFRENWYYGVKLTMPIMDGGSIKSEINREKVQLEKAKEEERSLKHAITREVRDAHLSIANVQERLEVTRKAIESARENLRIELLKYDTGTGMSQDVIDAQTTLLRAETDYYQAIFDGETAIAYLRKAIGEDRDDGEAGK from the coding sequence ATGAAAGGGCAAATGAAAGGGCAAATGAAAGGGCAAATGAAAGGGAATGGTACTGAAATGTTGATCAAAAAAAGAATAAATATGGTTAAATGCATTGCTGTTATTATTATTGTCCTGATCTGTACGGCGCATCATGCCCCTTCTTATGCACAGGAAACGGGGCAGCATTACCTGTCGGCCAACACGGCAGGGTTGTCAGGAGATAAATCCCTGACCGGAGAGGATTGCAATAAATATACGCTTTCAATGTTAATCAGATATGCCATGAAAAACAATCCGAGGATCAGGATAGCTGCAAAGGATATAGAAGCGGAAACGTACGGGATAGACTCGGCAAAGGCTGACAGAATGCCGAAGATCGATGCAGGCGGCGGCATTACCCGGTATCGTTATGATACCCCTCTCACGCCCATTGTAATAGTGCCGCCTATAGGTCCGGGAACTGATTTTCCTTTATTCAGAAGTACCTTATGGGATGCCGGTGTTTCCTTCAAGCTACCTATATTCAAGGGTGGAAGACTCTTCAGGGGTGTAAATGTAGCTGAAATGAAAAAGACGGTTGCCGAGGACAATTACAGGATGAGTAAGCAGGAGCTTGTTTATAACATCTCAAGCATATATTACAAGATTGCACAGCTTGAAAAACTACTTCTTGCCAATGATGCATCGGTGAAACAGCTTGAGGTGCATAAAGGAAACGTGGAGGTCTATCTTAAAACAGGTGTTGCGCCGAGGCTCGATCTGCTTAAGACAGAAGTTGAGCTTGCCCATGCGATGGAAAACAGACTTCTTGTAAAGAACAGCCTTGCAAGCGCCTACGAGCTTTTAAAGACCCTCATGGGTATGGACGATATGAACGTCAGGATTTCCATTGTTCATGAAAAGACTGCGGATGTATCCCGTCCTGCCCTTGCAGAAAGCGCGGACATGGCATTATCTAGGAGACCGGATTATAAAGCCGCTGCCAAAAAGAGGCTTATCAGTGAAGAACGAATAAAGATAGCTGAAGGCAGGAGACTCCCTGATATTTTTGTAGCCGGCCAGTATGGCGGTGCTGCCGGCAGTGACACCGGATTCAGAGAGAACTGGTATTACGGCGTGAAATTGACGATGCCCATTATGGACGGCGGGTCTATAAAATCGGAGATAAACAGGGAAAAGGTGCAACTGGAAAAGGCAAAAGAGGAAGAACGCTCGTTAAAGCACGCCATAACCCGTGAGGTGAGAGATGCCCATCTGAGCATTGCAAATGTACAGGAGAGGTTAGAAGTTACCCGAAAGGCCATTGAGAGCGCACGCGAAAACCTCAGAATAGAATTACTCAAATATGATACAGGTACCGGTATGAGCCAGGATGTAATTGATGCGCAGACAACCCTCTTAAGGGCGGAAACGGATTATTATCAGGCAATTTTTGATGGAGAGACTGCCATTGCTTATTTGAGGAAGGCTATTGGCGAAGACAGGGATGACGGGGAGGCAGGGAAATGA
- a CDS encoding ABC transporter ATP-binding protein: protein MNDIAIKTENLTKTFAGNVVVDNLNLEVRKGELFGLVGPDGAGKTTVMRLFAAIMEPTSGDAWVGSRSIITEGEQIKENIGYMSQRFGLYEDLTVMENILFYADLYDVPESKRPSRIEQLLGFSNLTPFTDRLAGKLSGGMKQKLGLACALIHTPEILFLDEPTNGVDPVSRRDFWKILYGLLKEHVTIFVSTAYLDEAERCTEIGLLYNGKLLVKDKPAEIKKAIKLPMLELWSDDAHAAREVVVRMKGVQGVSIYGDRLHITLVEKSMVFEIIEKLKVEGMEIKDYREILPSIEDVFISMVKQ, encoded by the coding sequence TTGAACGACATTGCCATAAAAACTGAAAATCTGACAAAGACCTTTGCCGGCAATGTAGTTGTTGATAACCTCAACCTTGAAGTCAGAAAAGGTGAACTTTTTGGTCTTGTCGGCCCGGACGGAGCAGGGAAAACAACGGTTATGAGACTCTTTGCCGCTATTATGGAGCCTACATCCGGTGATGCATGGGTTGGGTCCCGCTCCATTATTACAGAGGGCGAGCAGATAAAGGAGAACATCGGTTATATGTCTCAGCGGTTCGGCCTCTACGAAGACCTTACCGTTATGGAAAATATTCTTTTTTACGCAGACCTTTATGATGTCCCTGAAAGCAAGCGGCCTTCAAGGATCGAGCAGCTCCTTGGCTTCAGCAATCTCACACCCTTTACGGACAGGCTTGCAGGAAAGCTATCCGGAGGGATGAAGCAGAAGCTCGGACTTGCCTGTGCCCTTATCCATACGCCTGAGATTCTTTTCCTCGATGAGCCGACAAACGGTGTTGATCCGGTATCGCGGAGGGATTTCTGGAAAATACTCTACGGTCTGTTGAAAGAGCATGTAACAATCTTTGTCTCTACTGCGTATCTGGATGAGGCTGAGCGGTGTACGGAGATCGGGCTTTTATACAACGGAAAGCTGCTCGTAAAGGACAAACCTGCTGAAATTAAAAAAGCTATCAAACTTCCCATGTTAGAGCTGTGGAGTGATGATGCCCATGCTGCAAGGGAGGTTGTTGTTCGCATGAAAGGTGTTCAGGGTGTGAGCATCTACGGCGACAGGCTCCATATTACCCTTGTGGAAAAGAGCATGGTTTTTGAAATTATTGAGAAGTTGAAGGTTGAAGGCATGGAGATAAAGGATTACCGGGAGATATTGCCTTCTATAGAGGATGTATTTATTTCAATGGTGAAGCAATGA
- a CDS encoding ABC transporter permease, whose amino-acid sequence MKLLRIKAIAKKELIQIRRDPLSLAMAFLMPVILLFIFGYAITLDVDNLSTVVYDRDKSSLSREFIREFKESGYFSIVGYMDRHDEINRYLDSGKAKAAISIPEDFSKNIRTGRNAQIQIVVDGSNSNTATIALGYITGISDIYANRLTGSRITPLIDARTRVWYNPELKSRNFIIPGLIAVIMSIIAALLTSLTIAREWERGTMEQLISTPVKTPELILGKLIPYFLIGLIDMVMSILIVIYLFGVPLKGNIFLLITLSSIFLFGGLSMGILISVVTKSQIVACQASLIVSYLPALLLSGFMFSIFNMPRPLQIITYIFPARYFVAILKGIFLKGNTLSFLLPETLLLSVFGILVFVLALKKFKKRIE is encoded by the coding sequence ATGAAACTGTTGCGCATAAAGGCAATCGCTAAAAAGGAGTTGATCCAGATACGGCGCGACCCTTTAAGCCTTGCCATGGCATTTTTAATGCCCGTTATACTTCTTTTTATCTTTGGATATGCCATTACTCTCGATGTTGACAACCTCTCAACCGTGGTTTACGACCGTGACAAAAGCAGTCTGAGCAGGGAATTTATCAGGGAATTTAAAGAATCAGGTTATTTTTCTATAGTCGGCTATATGGACAGACATGATGAAATAAACAGATATCTTGATTCAGGGAAGGCGAAAGCAGCAATATCCATCCCGGAAGACTTTTCAAAAAACATAAGGACAGGCAGGAACGCACAGATTCAGATAGTCGTTGACGGGAGCAATTCAAACACGGCAACTATTGCGCTTGGTTATATAACAGGCATATCGGACATCTATGCCAACAGACTTACAGGCAGCCGAATAACGCCGCTCATTGATGCCCGTACAAGGGTCTGGTACAACCCTGAGCTGAAATCGAGGAATTTTATCATACCGGGACTGATCGCCGTTATAATGTCAATTATCGCAGCGCTTCTTACATCACTCACCATAGCAAGAGAATGGGAGAGGGGCACCATGGAACAGCTCATATCCACACCTGTGAAAACGCCGGAGCTGATCCTGGGCAAGTTGATACCGTATTTTCTCATCGGCTTAATTGATATGGTCATGTCAATTCTGATAGTTATATACCTCTTTGGCGTTCCCCTTAAAGGCAACATCTTTTTACTCATAACCTTGTCCAGTATATTCCTTTTTGGCGGTTTAAGCATGGGTATACTTATCTCGGTTGTTACAAAATCACAGATCGTAGCATGTCAGGCATCTTTGATTGTGTCATATCTGCCTGCGCTGCTTTTGTCAGGTTTTATGTTTTCCATATTCAACATGCCCAGGCCCCTTCAGATCATAACTTATATTTTTCCGGCCCGGTATTTTGTTGCCATACTCAAGGGGATATTCTTGAAAGGAAACACCCTGTCTTTTCTGCTGCCGGAGACATTGCTTCTGTCTGTCTTTGGCATTTTGGTGTTTGTGCTGGCTTTGAAGAAATTCAAAAAAAGGATAGAATGA
- a CDS encoding ABC transporter ATP-binding protein, with the protein MNQDKSVEDIAVNVEGLTRKFGDFVAVDDVSLSIMKGEIYGFLGPNGAGKSTTIRMLCGLLAPTEGNGTLGGYDVVRQSEQIKQHIGYMSQRFSLYDDLTIAENIDFFSGIYGVPKEKKMARKEWVLDMAGLMDRRDAITKELPGGFKQRLALGCAILHEPTILFLDEPTSGVDPLSRRRFWELINEMSKAGTTVFVTTHYMDEAEYCHRLGLIYRGKLIAQGKPSELKGRYMTRDVLEIEVDRVVEAMEALEGHNVQAAIFGSTLHIIVENAGTALPQIEEILKTSGITVGSIKKIVPSLEDVFVTLIEVA; encoded by the coding sequence ATGAATCAGGACAAATCTGTTGAAGATATTGCGGTAAATGTTGAAGGTTTGACCCGGAAATTCGGGGATTTCGTTGCAGTAGACGATGTAAGTCTCAGTATTATGAAGGGTGAGATATACGGGTTCCTCGGACCGAACGGTGCAGGCAAGTCAACGACTATCAGGATGCTTTGCGGGCTTCTGGCTCCCACTGAGGGGAATGGAACCTTAGGGGGGTATGATGTCGTACGCCAGTCAGAGCAGATAAAACAACATATCGGTTATATGTCCCAGAGGTTTTCCCTCTATGACGATCTCACGATAGCTGAAAATATAGATTTTTTCAGCGGCATTTACGGTGTCCCCAAGGAAAAGAAAATGGCAAGGAAGGAATGGGTTCTTGATATGGCAGGGCTCATGGACCGGCGGGACGCCATTACAAAAGAACTCCCGGGAGGTTTCAAGCAGAGACTTGCCCTGGGCTGCGCAATACTCCATGAACCTACGATACTTTTCCTTGATGAGCCTACATCGGGCGTTGATCCTTTATCAAGACGCCGTTTCTGGGAACTTATCAACGAAATGTCAAAGGCAGGGACTACTGTATTTGTGACGACCCACTATATGGATGAAGCGGAATATTGCCACAGACTCGGTCTGATCTACAGAGGAAAACTCATAGCTCAGGGCAAACCCTCTGAGCTGAAAGGTAGATACATGACAAGAGATGTCCTTGAGATAGAGGTTGACAGGGTTGTGGAAGCAATGGAGGCGCTGGAGGGGCATAATGTTCAGGCAGCTATTTTTGGCAGCACACTCCATATAATTGTGGAAAACGCCGGAACGGCGCTCCCTCAAATTGAAGAGATACTTAAAACATCCGGTATTACAGTGGGCAGCATAAAAAAGATCGTACCTTCTTTAGAAGACGTATTCGTCACCCTGATAGAGGTTGCATGA
- a CDS encoding putative molybdenum carrier protein, with translation MKIISGCQTGVDRAAIDVAIEIGLDYGGSVPRGRLAEDGAIDKKYDKLTELETDRYESRTEKNVVDTDATLIFTVGAPLGGTALTIECAKKHRKQYLLIDLEKKPDNEIIESIQTWLSDNQPEILNVAGPRESSAPGIYERVFIILYNIYDPLT, from the coding sequence ATGAAGATCATCTCAGGTTGCCAGACAGGCGTTGACAGAGCGGCCATCGATGTCGCAATAGAGATAGGCTTGGATTATGGGGGTTCTGTTCCCAGAGGAAGGCTGGCAGAAGACGGGGCGATAGACAAGAAATATGATAAACTTACGGAACTTGAGACAGACCGTTATGAATCCCGTACTGAAAAAAATGTGGTGGACACAGATGCAACATTGATATTTACTGTAGGCGCCCCTTTAGGGGGCACTGCATTGACAATAGAATGCGCTAAAAAGCATAGGAAACAATATCTCCTTATTGACCTTGAAAAAAAGCCCGATAATGAGATAATTGAATCGATTCAAACATGGTTATCCGATAATCAGCCTGAGATCCTGAATGTAGCAGGACCGAGGGAGTCATCAGCGCCCGGCATATATGAAAGGGTTTTTATTATCCTGTATAATATTTATGATCCCTTGACATAA